A stretch of the Thermus thermophilus genome encodes the following:
- a CDS encoding NAD(P) transhydrogenase subunit alpha: MVTVAVPKERAPGERRVALVPEVVARLVKQGARVRVERGAGEGAYHPDEAYREAGAEVVERGELLKGAHLLFTVQPPAEDLIGALEPGAIVVGFVQPHKNLDLVKALAAKKATVIAMELIPRITRAQSMDALSSQATVAGYLAAVHAARLSPRFFPMLTTAAGTIRPAKVMVMGVGVAGLMAIATAKRLGAQVFAYDVRKAALEQALSLGAKPIELPISAEGEGGYARELTEEEKRIQHEALRDHVAGMDVLITTAQVPGRRAPILLTEDMVERLKPGTVVVDLAAESGGNCVLTKPGEVVEVRGVRVYGPLNLPSELSVHASEMYAKNLLNLSGLLIEKGEFAPKWEDEILQGALLMREGEVLHGPTRALLGGA, from the coding sequence ATGGTGACCGTCGCGGTTCCCAAGGAAAGGGCCCCAGGGGAAAGGAGGGTGGCCCTGGTGCCCGAGGTGGTGGCCCGCCTGGTGAAGCAAGGGGCCCGGGTGCGGGTGGAGCGGGGCGCGGGGGAAGGCGCCTACCACCCCGACGAGGCCTACCGGGAGGCCGGAGCCGAGGTGGTGGAGCGAGGGGAGCTCCTAAAGGGCGCCCACCTCCTCTTCACCGTCCAGCCCCCCGCGGAGGACCTCATCGGGGCCCTGGAGCCCGGGGCCATCGTGGTGGGCTTCGTCCAGCCCCACAAGAACCTGGACCTGGTGAAGGCCTTGGCCGCCAAAAAGGCCACGGTGATCGCCATGGAGCTCATCCCCCGCATCACCCGGGCCCAGAGCATGGACGCCCTCTCCAGCCAGGCCACGGTGGCGGGGTACCTGGCGGCGGTCCACGCGGCGAGGCTTTCCCCCCGCTTCTTCCCCATGCTCACCACGGCGGCGGGCACCATCCGCCCCGCCAAGGTGATGGTCATGGGGGTAGGGGTGGCGGGGCTCATGGCCATCGCCACCGCCAAACGCCTTGGGGCCCAGGTCTTCGCCTACGACGTGCGCAAGGCCGCCCTGGAGCAGGCCCTCTCCCTGGGGGCGAAGCCCATTGAGCTCCCCATCAGCGCCGAAGGCGAGGGGGGCTACGCCCGGGAGCTCACCGAGGAGGAGAAGCGCATCCAGCACGAGGCCCTCCGGGACCACGTGGCGGGGATGGACGTCCTCATCACCACGGCCCAGGTGCCGGGCCGACGGGCCCCCATCCTCCTCACCGAGGACATGGTGGAGCGCCTGAAGCCCGGGACCGTGGTGGTGGACCTGGCCGCCGAGAGTGGGGGCAACTGCGTCCTCACCAAGCCGGGGGAGGTGGTGGAGGTGCGGGGGGTGCGGGTCTATGGCCCCTTGAACCTGCCGAGCGAGCTCTCCGTGCACGCTTCGGAGATGTACGCCAAAAACCTCCTGAACCTCTCCGGCCTGCTCATAGAAAAGGGCGAGTTCGCCCCCAAGTGGGAGGACGAGATCCTCCAAGGGGCCCTCCTCATGAGGGAGGGCGAGGTGCTCCACGGGCCCACCAGGGCCCTTCTGGGAGGTGCGTGA
- a CDS encoding DAK2 domain-containing protein, with protein MARAWGPEAVAEAFRYATRWFQVYVEELNALNVYPVPDGDTGTNMLHTLEAARRELDLADTSRMDQVARALAYGSLLGARGNSGVILSQILRGFAEALKGKRALDGSLLRRALRMGAESGYRAVMRPVEGTILTVARAAGEGARGEALEEVLDTALEAAREALERTPELLPALRRAGVVDAGGAGYVRLLEGIRGYALGLPLPEPPKVERYAQTAFATEEFGYCTEFLMEGVEVPIEKIREAVAPFGDSLLVVGAEGYVKGHIHTDDPDGLLATVARFGRVVRTKVEDMTQQHTEILSTFGLLAEEVPPTGLVAVALGHGVARAFRSLGARVVAGGQTQNPSVEDLLAAIKSVPNPKVILLPNNPNVFLAAMEAAKLAREAGKEVHVLQTRTLGQGLAAAVRYTPEALPEELLPEMEEAMKGAVTLEVTWASRDAEVEGLKVLKDKPIGLLDGRLVLVGETPEEVMEGLVRLAREGKEVLTLFLGPNTPKEKAQGVAQKFPELAVEILSGGPDLYAYLGVLE; from the coding sequence GTGGCTAGGGCCTGGGGTCCCGAGGCGGTGGCGGAGGCCTTCCGCTACGCCACCCGCTGGTTTCAGGTCTACGTGGAGGAGCTCAACGCGCTCAACGTCTACCCCGTCCCCGACGGGGACACGGGCACCAACATGCTCCACACCCTGGAGGCGGCCCGGCGGGAGCTGGACCTCGCCGACACCTCCCGGATGGACCAGGTGGCCCGGGCCCTGGCCTACGGGAGCCTCCTCGGCGCCCGGGGCAACAGCGGGGTGATCCTCTCCCAGATCCTCCGGGGCTTCGCCGAGGCCTTGAAGGGAAAAAGGGCTTTGGACGGGTCCCTCCTCCGCCGGGCCTTGCGGATGGGGGCGGAAAGCGGCTACAGGGCGGTGATGCGCCCCGTGGAGGGCACCATCCTCACCGTGGCCCGGGCCGCCGGGGAGGGGGCCCGGGGGGAGGCCCTGGAGGAGGTCTTGGATACCGCCCTCGAGGCCGCCCGGGAGGCCTTGGAGAGGACGCCCGAACTCCTCCCCGCCCTGCGCCGGGCCGGGGTGGTGGACGCGGGTGGGGCGGGGTACGTGCGGCTTTTGGAGGGGATCCGGGGGTACGCCCTGGGCCTGCCCTTGCCCGAGCCGCCCAAGGTGGAGCGCTACGCCCAGACGGCCTTCGCCACGGAGGAGTTCGGCTACTGCACGGAGTTCCTCATGGAGGGGGTGGAGGTGCCCATAGAGAAGATCCGCGAGGCCGTGGCCCCCTTCGGGGACTCCCTCCTCGTGGTGGGGGCCGAGGGCTACGTCAAGGGGCACATCCACACGGACGACCCCGACGGCCTCCTCGCTACGGTGGCCCGCTTCGGCCGGGTGGTCCGCACCAAGGTGGAGGACATGACCCAGCAGCACACGGAGATCCTCTCCACCTTCGGGCTTCTGGCCGAGGAGGTGCCCCCCACGGGCCTGGTGGCCGTGGCCTTGGGCCACGGGGTGGCCCGGGCCTTCCGGAGCCTCGGGGCGCGGGTGGTGGCCGGGGGGCAGACGCAAAACCCCAGCGTGGAGGACCTCCTGGCCGCCATTAAGAGCGTGCCCAACCCCAAGGTGATCCTCCTCCCCAACAACCCCAACGTCTTCCTGGCGGCCATGGAGGCGGCGAAGCTCGCGCGGGAGGCGGGGAAGGAGGTCCACGTGCTCCAGACCCGCACCCTGGGCCAGGGCCTGGCGGCGGCGGTGCGCTACACCCCCGAGGCCCTTCCCGAGGAGCTCCTTCCCGAGATGGAGGAGGCCATGAAGGGGGCGGTGACCCTCGAGGTCACCTGGGCGAGCCGCGACGCCGAGGTGGAGGGGCTAAAGGTCTTGAAGGACAAGCCCATCGGCCTTCTGGACGGGAGGCTCGTCCTGGTGGGGGAGACCCCCGAGGAAGTGATGGAGGGCCTCGTCCGCCTGGCCCGGGAGGGCAAGGAGGTCCTCACCCTCTTCCTCGGGCCCAACACCCCCAAGGAGAAGGCCCAAGGGGTGGCGCAGAAGTTTCCCGAGCTCGCGGTGGAGATCCTTTCCGGAGGGCCCGACCTCTACGCCTATCTGGGCGTGCTGGAGTAG
- the rplL gene encoding 50S ribosomal protein L7/L12, translating into MALDIERIKEELSQATVLELKQLIDALKEAWGVTAAAPVAVAAAPAAGAAAAPAEEKTEFDVILKEAGAKKLEVIKELRAITGLGLKEAKDLAEKGGPVKEGVSKQEAEEIKKKLEAVGAVVELK; encoded by the coding sequence ATGGCTCTGGACATTGAACGGATCAAGGAAGAGCTCTCCCAGGCTACGGTTCTGGAACTCAAGCAGCTGATTGACGCCCTCAAGGAGGCTTGGGGCGTGACCGCCGCGGCCCCCGTGGCCGTGGCCGCGGCCCCCGCGGCCGGGGCGGCCGCCGCTCCTGCCGAGGAGAAGACGGAGTTTGACGTCATCCTCAAGGAGGCGGGGGCCAAGAAGCTGGAGGTCATCAAGGAGCTCCGCGCCATCACCGGGCTTGGCCTCAAGGAGGCCAAGGACCTGGCCGAGAAGGGCGGCCCCGTCAAGGAGGGCGTCTCCAAGCAGGAGGCGGAGGAGATCAAGAAGAAGCTCGAGGCCGTGGGCGCGGTGGTGGAGCTCAAGTAA
- a CDS encoding ABC transporter permease, with protein sequence MRFALFLAWAHIWRRPLQSALAVLGVGVGVGVLLVALSLANGFMDGLVRATLKAYPQLVLFSLEPTLPPLPSHPEVEAAAPFAATKALLTRPAEAGRGPGVDFATLVGLGAGGEALYPELGLRLEPGGIYLGAALMQSLDARPGDRLYALSATQERVELKVLGSFRTGNYLIDSGFAFTDLESVRRLSGLEAQGYQVRLKDPWRAREVGWALAGSRFFPQPWQDTQRTLLEQLSLQRQVLGLLIFLIVAVAALGVANLLFLKVVEKTPEIALLRAMGASRGTVGLVFALEGAILGVGGVALGNLLGYLLGLYLARRPLDLPGELYFLTHLPVEMRFADFLWVSGASLLAVLLSALLPLLRALRVRPGVVLR encoded by the coding sequence GTGCGCTTCGCCCTCTTCCTCGCCTGGGCCCACATCTGGCGCCGTCCCCTCCAAAGCGCCCTCGCCGTCTTGGGCGTGGGCGTGGGGGTGGGGGTCCTCCTGGTGGCCCTTTCCCTGGCCAACGGCTTCATGGACGGCCTCGTCCGGGCCACGCTCAAGGCCTACCCCCAGCTCGTCCTCTTTAGCCTGGAGCCCACCCTTCCTCCCCTCCCTTCTCACCCGGAGGTGGAGGCGGCGGCCCCCTTCGCCGCCACCAAGGCCCTCCTCACCCGGCCCGCCGAGGCGGGCCGGGGGCCCGGGGTGGACTTCGCCACCCTGGTGGGGCTCGGCGCGGGCGGGGAGGCCCTTTACCCCGAGCTCGGCCTCAGGCTGGAGCCCGGGGGGATCTACCTGGGCGCGGCCCTGATGCAGAGCCTGGACGCCCGGCCCGGGGACCGGCTTTACGCCCTTTCCGCCACGCAGGAGCGGGTGGAGCTCAAGGTGCTCGGGAGCTTCCGCACCGGGAACTACCTCATTGACAGCGGCTTCGCCTTCACCGACCTGGAGAGCGTGAGGCGCCTTTCCGGCCTCGAGGCCCAAGGGTACCAGGTGCGCCTAAAGGACCCCTGGCGGGCCCGGGAGGTGGGGTGGGCCCTGGCGGGAAGCCGCTTCTTCCCCCAGCCCTGGCAGGACACCCAGCGCACCCTCTTGGAGCAGCTTTCCCTGCAGCGGCAGGTCCTCGGCCTTCTGATCTTCCTCATCGTGGCCGTGGCCGCCCTTGGGGTGGCCAACCTCCTCTTCCTCAAGGTGGTGGAGAAGACCCCGGAGATCGCCCTCCTCCGGGCCATGGGGGCCTCGAGGGGAACCGTGGGCCTGGTCTTCGCCCTGGAGGGGGCGATCCTGGGGGTGGGGGGCGTGGCCTTGGGCAACCTCCTCGGCTACCTCCTCGGCCTCTACCTGGCCCGCCGCCCCCTGGACCTCCCCGGGGAGCTCTACTTCCTCACCCACCTCCCCGTGGAGATGCGCTTCGCCGACTTCCTCTGGGTAAGCGGGGCGAGCCTTCTTGCCGTCCTCCTCTCCGCCCTTCTTCCCCTTCTCCGGGCCCTAAGGGTGCGGCCCGGGGTCGTCCTCCGCTAA
- the rplJ gene encoding 50S ribosomal protein L10 produces MPNKRNVELLATLKENLERAQGSFFLVNYQGLPAKETHALRQALKQNRARLFVAKNTLIRLALKELGLPELDGLQGPSAVVFYEDPVAAAKTLVQFAKSNPKGIPQVKSGLLQGQILTAKDVEALAELPTMDELRAELVGVLQAPMAELVGVLGGVARELVGILEAYAEKKAA; encoded by the coding sequence GTGCCGAACAAGCGCAACGTTGAGCTGCTGGCCACCCTCAAGGAGAACCTTGAGCGGGCCCAGGGCTCCTTCTTCCTCGTGAACTACCAGGGGCTCCCCGCCAAGGAAACCCATGCCCTCCGCCAGGCCCTGAAGCAGAACAGGGCCAGGCTCTTCGTCGCCAAGAACACCCTGATCCGCCTGGCCCTCAAGGAGCTGGGGCTGCCGGAGCTGGACGGGCTCCAGGGCCCGAGCGCCGTGGTCTTCTACGAGGACCCGGTGGCCGCGGCCAAGACCCTGGTCCAGTTCGCCAAGAGCAACCCCAAGGGCATCCCCCAGGTGAAAAGCGGCCTCCTGCAGGGCCAGATCCTCACGGCCAAGGACGTGGAGGCCCTGGCGGAGCTGCCCACCATGGACGAGCTCCGGGCGGAGCTCGTGGGGGTGCTCCAGGCGCCCATGGCGGAGCTCGTGGGGGTGCTTGGCGGCGTGGCCCGCGAGCTGGTAGGCATCCTGGAAGCGTACGCGGAGAAGAAGGCGGCTTAA
- a CDS encoding 3D domain-containing protein yields the protein MRGLLLALSLLAVPWPQALAQSAGKPKVLILEATAYTSGVRETDPTPHVTATGARARLGILAVSRDLLEILPFGTKVRLKDLGTIYGRGKGQFDVLFKDLVFVVADVMNPRWRKKVDVWLPDRATALRFGRRKVQLEVVAYPE from the coding sequence ATGCGTGGCCTTCTCCTAGCCCTCTCCCTCCTCGCCGTTCCGTGGCCGCAGGCCTTGGCCCAGAGCGCGGGGAAGCCCAAGGTCCTGATCCTCGAGGCCACCGCCTACACCTCCGGCGTCCGGGAGACGGACCCCACCCCCCACGTCACCGCCACCGGGGCCCGGGCCCGCCTGGGAATCCTGGCGGTGAGCCGGGACCTTCTGGAGATCCTTCCCTTCGGCACCAAGGTCCGGCTCAAGGACCTGGGCACGATCTACGGCCGGGGGAAGGGGCAGTTTGACGTCCTCTTCAAGGACCTCGTCTTCGTGGTGGCGGACGTGATGAACCCCCGCTGGCGCAAGAAGGTGGACGTCTGGCTCCCCGACCGGGCCACGGCCCTCCGCTTCGGCCGCCGCAAGGTCCAGCTGGAGGTGGTGGCCTACCCCGAGTAA
- the ald gene encoding alanine dehydrogenase: MVIGVPKEIKTLENRVALTPGGVESLVRRGHTVLVERGAGEGSGLSDAEYARAGAELVGREEAWGAEMVVKVKEPLPEEYPFLREGLILFTYLHLAADRGLTEAMLRSGVTGIAYETVQLPDGTLPLLVPMSEVAGRMAPQVGAQFLEKPKGGRGVLLGGVPGVAPASVVILGGGTVGTNAAKIALGMGAQVTILDVNHKRLQYLDDVFGGRVVTLTATEANIKKSVQHADLLIGAVLVPGAKAPKLVTRDMLSLMKEGAVIVDVAVDQGGCVETIRPTTHAEPTYVVDGVVHYGVANMPGAVPRTSTFALTNQTLPYVLKLAEKGLEALLEDPALLKGLNTHKGRLTHPGVAEAFGLTYTPPEEALRG, encoded by the coding sequence ATGGTGATCGGCGTGCCGAAGGAGATCAAGACCTTGGAGAACCGGGTGGCCCTCACGCCCGGTGGGGTGGAGAGCCTGGTCAGGCGCGGCCACACCGTGCTGGTGGAGCGGGGGGCTGGGGAGGGCTCGGGGCTTTCCGACGCGGAGTACGCCCGGGCCGGGGCCGAGCTTGTGGGCCGGGAGGAGGCCTGGGGTGCGGAGATGGTGGTGAAGGTGAAGGAGCCCCTACCCGAGGAGTACCCCTTCCTGCGGGAGGGCCTCATCCTCTTCACCTACCTGCACCTGGCCGCGGACCGCGGCCTCACCGAGGCCATGCTCCGTAGCGGGGTCACGGGCATCGCCTACGAGACCGTCCAACTTCCCGACGGCACCCTCCCCCTCCTCGTCCCCATGAGCGAGGTGGCGGGGCGGATGGCCCCCCAGGTGGGGGCCCAGTTCCTGGAGAAGCCGAAGGGGGGCCGGGGGGTCCTCCTCGGGGGGGTGCCGGGGGTGGCCCCGGCCAGCGTGGTGATCCTCGGGGGTGGGACCGTGGGCACCAACGCGGCCAAGATCGCCCTGGGCATGGGGGCCCAGGTGACCATCCTGGACGTGAACCACAAGCGCCTCCAGTACCTGGACGACGTCTTCGGCGGGCGGGTGGTCACCCTCACCGCCACCGAGGCCAACATCAAGAAGAGCGTCCAGCACGCGGACCTCCTCATCGGGGCCGTCCTCGTCCCCGGGGCCAAGGCCCCCAAGCTCGTCACCCGGGACATGCTCTCCTTGATGAAGGAGGGGGCGGTGATCGTGGACGTGGCCGTGGACCAGGGGGGGTGCGTGGAGACCATCCGGCCCACCACCCACGCCGAGCCCACCTACGTGGTGGACGGGGTGGTCCACTACGGGGTGGCCAACATGCCCGGGGCGGTGCCCAGGACCAGCACCTTCGCCCTCACCAACCAGACCCTGCCCTACGTGCTGAAGCTCGCGGAGAAGGGCCTCGAGGCCCTCCTGGAGGACCCCGCCCTTCTCAAGGGGCTCAACACCCACAAAGGCCGCCTCACCCACCCCGGGGTGGCCGAGGCCTTCGGCCTGACCTACACGCCTCCCGAGGAGGCCTTGAGGGGGTGA
- the truB gene encoding tRNA pseudouridine(55) synthase TruB — translation MALYAVDKPLHLTSHDVVEEARRRLSTRRVGHTGTLDPLATGLLLLVTHESTKLVPFLSGEDKEYIAWVSFGATTPTLDAEGPISEEAPVRFDRKDLEAALPRFLQVREQVPPLYSAIKVGGKRAYEAAREGKPLALGPRPVRYLEVELLAFDPEPIPHPIAPSARGWRLAERRGRPVRLPRPLGAYPTAVVRLVVGPGTYVRAFARDLGEMLGTKAFLSGLVRTRVGRVGLERAVALSDLSPEKAIPELDVLPFPVVELSHTEARRVLEGMPLPIPAMGYVTLVDSKRRLLAIAEGDGFKLKIRRVFAKEA, via the coding sequence ATGGCCCTCTACGCGGTGGACAAGCCCCTCCACCTCACCTCCCACGACGTGGTGGAGGAGGCGAGGCGGCGCCTCTCCACGCGAAGGGTAGGGCACACCGGCACCTTGGACCCCTTGGCCACGGGGCTCCTCCTCCTGGTCACCCACGAGTCCACCAAGCTCGTCCCCTTCCTCTCCGGGGAGGACAAGGAGTACATCGCCTGGGTCTCCTTCGGGGCCACCACGCCCACCCTGGACGCGGAGGGGCCCATCAGCGAGGAGGCCCCGGTGCGCTTTGACCGGAAGGACCTCGAGGCCGCCCTGCCCCGCTTCCTGCAGGTGCGGGAGCAGGTCCCGCCCCTCTACTCCGCCATCAAGGTGGGGGGGAAGCGGGCCTACGAGGCCGCCCGGGAGGGGAAGCCCTTGGCGCTTGGCCCGCGCCCGGTGCGGTATTTGGAGGTGGAGCTCCTCGCCTTTGACCCCGAGCCCATCCCCCACCCCATCGCCCCCTCGGCCCGGGGGTGGCGGCTCGCGGAAAGGCGGGGGCGGCCCGTGCGGCTCCCACGCCCCCTCGGGGCCTACCCCACGGCCGTGGTCCGGCTGGTGGTGGGGCCCGGGACCTACGTCCGGGCCTTCGCCCGGGACCTGGGGGAGATGCTCGGGACCAAGGCCTTCCTCTCGGGGCTCGTCCGCACCCGGGTGGGCCGGGTGGGGCTGGAGCGGGCCGTGGCCCTCTCCGACCTCTCCCCGGAGAAGGCCATCCCGGAGCTTGACGTTTTGCCCTTTCCCGTGGTGGAGCTTTCCCACACCGAGGCCCGGCGGGTGCTGGAGGGGATGCCCCTCCCCATCCCGGCCATGGGGTACGTGACCCTGGTGGACTCCAAGCGGCGCCTCTTGGCCATCGCCGAGGGGGACGGCTTCAAGCTTAAAATACGGCGCGTGTTTGCGAAGGAGGCATAG
- a CDS encoding NAD(P)(+) transhydrogenase (Re/Si-specific) subunit beta, with the protein MDLIQAAYFVVAILFIVGLKRMAHPTTAKSGIVWAGWGMVLAVLATFFWPGMENFGLMLLALLLGSAVAWWAAVKVAMTDMPQMVAIYNGMGGGAAATIASVELLKGAFENTGLMALAILGGLIGSVAFTGSLIAFAKLQGIMKSRPILFPGQKVVNALVLALTLVLGLSLLWNDATASIVLFFLLALLFGVLMTLPIGGGDMPVAISFYNAFTGMAVGFEGFAVGNPALMVAGTLVGAAGTLLTVLMARAMNRSVWSVLVGGFGVEQEAGEVKGSLKPIDVEDAAVMLAYANKVVFVPGYGMALSQAQHKLKELADLLEARGVEVKFAIHPVAGRMPGHMNVLLAEAGVDYDKLKDLEEINPEFPTVDVAVVIGANDVVNPAARRPGSPLYGMPILDVDKAKNVIVVKRGQGKGFAGVENELFYADNTRMLYGDAQKVLTELIQALKRL; encoded by the coding sequence ATGGACCTCATCCAGGCGGCCTACTTCGTGGTGGCCATCCTCTTCATCGTGGGCCTGAAGCGCATGGCCCACCCCACCACGGCCAAAAGCGGCATCGTCTGGGCGGGCTGGGGCATGGTCCTCGCCGTGCTCGCCACCTTCTTCTGGCCGGGGATGGAGAACTTCGGCCTTATGCTCCTCGCCCTCCTCCTGGGCTCGGCGGTGGCCTGGTGGGCGGCGGTCAAGGTGGCCATGACGGACATGCCCCAGATGGTGGCCATCTACAACGGCATGGGGGGTGGGGCCGCCGCCACCATCGCCTCCGTGGAACTCCTCAAGGGGGCCTTTGAGAACACGGGGCTCATGGCCTTGGCCATCCTGGGCGGCCTCATCGGGAGCGTGGCCTTCACGGGAAGCCTCATCGCCTTCGCCAAGCTCCAGGGGATCATGAAGAGCCGCCCCATCCTCTTCCCGGGGCAGAAGGTGGTGAACGCCCTGGTCTTGGCCCTCACCCTCGTGCTCGGGCTTTCCCTCCTTTGGAACGACGCCACGGCGAGCATCGTCCTCTTCTTCCTCCTCGCCCTTCTCTTCGGCGTCCTCATGACCCTCCCCATCGGCGGCGGGGACATGCCCGTGGCCATCTCCTTCTACAACGCCTTCACGGGGATGGCCGTGGGTTTTGAGGGCTTCGCCGTGGGGAACCCGGCCCTCATGGTGGCGGGCACCCTGGTGGGGGCGGCGGGCACCCTCCTCACCGTGCTCATGGCGCGGGCCATGAACCGCTCCGTGTGGAGCGTCCTGGTGGGGGGTTTCGGCGTGGAGCAGGAGGCGGGCGAGGTCAAGGGAAGCCTCAAGCCCATTGACGTGGAGGACGCCGCCGTGATGCTCGCCTACGCGAACAAGGTGGTCTTCGTCCCCGGTTACGGCATGGCCCTCTCCCAGGCGCAACACAAGCTGAAGGAGCTCGCGGACCTCCTGGAGGCCCGCGGGGTGGAGGTGAAGTTCGCCATCCACCCGGTGGCCGGGCGGATGCCCGGGCACATGAACGTCCTCCTGGCCGAGGCCGGGGTGGACTACGACAAGCTCAAGGACCTGGAGGAGATCAACCCCGAGTTCCCCACGGTGGACGTGGCCGTGGTCATCGGGGCCAACGACGTGGTGAACCCCGCCGCCCGCCGCCCGGGAAGCCCCCTTTACGGCATGCCCATCCTGGACGTGGACAAGGCCAAGAATGTCATCGTGGTCAAGCGGGGGCAGGGGAAGGGCTTCGCCGGGGTGGAGAACGAGCTCTTCTACGCCGACAACACCCGGATGCTCTACGGGGACGCGCAGAAGGTCCTCACCGAGCTCATCCAGGCCCTGAAAAGGCTTTAG
- a CDS encoding proton-translocating transhydrogenase family protein produces the protein MEFGFWSALYIFVLTAFLGYELITRVPVILHTPLMSGSNFIHGVVVVGAMVVLGHAETSLEKLIGFLGVILGAANAAGGYAVTVRMLEMFEKKPGKGGGQ, from the coding sequence ATGGAGTTCGGTTTCTGGTCGGCGCTTTACATCTTCGTGCTCACGGCCTTTTTGGGCTACGAGCTCATCACCCGGGTGCCGGTGATCCTCCACACCCCCTTGATGTCGGGGTCCAACTTCATCCACGGGGTGGTGGTGGTGGGGGCCATGGTGGTCCTGGGCCACGCGGAGACCAGCTTGGAAAAGCTCATCGGCTTCCTGGGGGTCATCCTGGGGGCGGCCAACGCCGCCGGGGGGTACGCGGTCACGGTGCGCATGCTGGAGATGTTTGAGAAGAAACCCGGCAAGGGGGGTGGTCAGTGA
- a CDS encoding Asp23/Gls24 family envelope stress response protein, translating to MRVPGRVVLTEAALASLLALVAHEVPGVVGMAPAGLRDQVGRILRRQEAGEGVVVRPDPQSPGRYQVDLYVVLAYGTRVPALAEALGERLAYAARHLGGVELSQVRVHVVGVRCG from the coding sequence GTGAGGGTGCCGGGACGGGTGGTCCTCACGGAGGCGGCCTTGGCGAGCCTCCTCGCCCTGGTGGCCCACGAGGTCCCAGGGGTGGTGGGCATGGCCCCCGCGGGCCTCAGGGACCAGGTGGGGCGGATCCTCAGGCGGCAGGAGGCGGGGGAGGGAGTGGTGGTCCGTCCCGACCCCCAAAGCCCGGGCCGCTACCAGGTGGACCTCTACGTGGTCCTGGCCTACGGCACCCGGGTGCCGGCCTTGGCGGAGGCCTTGGGGGAGCGGCTCGCCTACGCGGCCCGCCACCTTGGGGGGGTGGAGCTCTCCCAGGTCCGGGTCCACGTGGTGGGGGTGCGGTGTGGCTAG
- a CDS encoding enoyl-CoA hydratase/isomerase family protein translates to MLASLEARYPGLAFAWPRPGVLEITFRGEKLNAMPPALHRALARVWRDLEAVEGVRAVLLRGEGGVFSAGGSFGLIEEMRASREALLRVFWEARDLVLGPLNFPRPVVAAVEGVAVGAGLALALAADIAVVGKGARLLDGHLRLGVAAGDHAVLLWPLMVGMAKAKYHLLLNEPLTGEEAERLGLVALAVEDERVYEKALEVAERLAQGPKEALHHTKHALNHWYRSFLPHFELSLALEFLGFSGKELEEGLKALKEKRPPRFP, encoded by the coding sequence ATGCTGGCCTCTTTGGAAGCCCGCTACCCGGGGCTCGCCTTCGCCTGGCCGAGGCCCGGCGTCCTGGAGATCACCTTCCGCGGGGAGAAGCTCAACGCCATGCCCCCTGCCCTCCACCGGGCCCTGGCCCGGGTGTGGCGGGACCTCGAGGCGGTGGAGGGCGTAAGGGCCGTGCTCCTTCGGGGCGAGGGCGGGGTCTTCTCCGCCGGGGGCTCCTTCGGCCTCATTGAGGAGATGCGGGCCTCCCGCGAGGCCCTCCTCCGGGTCTTCTGGGAGGCCAGGGACCTCGTGCTCGGGCCCCTCAACTTCCCGAGGCCCGTGGTGGCGGCGGTGGAGGGGGTGGCGGTGGGGGCGGGGCTCGCTTTGGCCCTCGCCGCCGACATCGCGGTGGTGGGCAAGGGCGCCAGGCTTCTTGACGGCCACCTGCGCCTGGGGGTGGCCGCGGGGGACCACGCCGTCCTCCTCTGGCCCCTCATGGTGGGCATGGCCAAGGCCAAGTACCACCTCCTCCTGAACGAGCCCCTCACGGGGGAGGAGGCGGAGCGCCTGGGCCTCGTGGCCTTGGCGGTGGAGGACGAAAGGGTCTACGAGAAGGCCCTCGAGGTGGCGGAGAGGCTCGCCCAAGGCCCCAAGGAGGCCCTCCACCACACCAAGCACGCCCTAAACCACTGGTACCGGAGCTTCCTCCCCCACTTTGAGCTCTCCTTGGCCCTGGAGTTCCTGGGGTTCTCCGGGAAGGAGCTGGAGGAGGGCCTAAAGGCCCTCAAGGAGAAGCGCCCTCCCCGCTTCCCATGA